One Sylvia atricapilla isolate bSylAtr1 chromosome 21, bSylAtr1.pri, whole genome shotgun sequence genomic window, TGCAAACTTAGTGTAAAGTGacaaaggtaaaataaaataagaaaatattttccatggcTTCACCTTCTTTTTACTATCGTGTTTTGGTCCCAGCTTAAATCAATGAAAGCAAGATATTAATATTACGATGTATTTTTAAGCTGAATTGCTACCTAATATCTACTGAAATGCTATCGCAAAGGATTTATAAGCTCCATTTTGTTTGTCCAAGTGTCCTTTTTCAATGGCTGTGACTTCTAAACATGTGGCAGTGTAAATGTACCATGTTAATATTCTCCTGCCACGAGCAATGAGTGTTAATTAGAGCTGGATCTGACTTTGTCTCTCCTTGGATTATTTAGGATAGTAAGAGCTCTGCTGAATGGCTGTTTGTACAATCCATCCTTTAATCCACTCTCTGAGGCAGAAGACTGTTCAGAGTGAGGTTTGTAATTATTCCAGAGTGCATTTGATTTCTTAGCATCAAAAAGAATCTCTTACATTATTAAGCAAAAAGGTTTCTTTCCCCAGAACAGACTTAGTTTTCCATGCTTACTAAATGGAGATAATAGTTCTAAATTATGGTCAGAGTTTTTTATTTGATGGTTTTGTCGATAGCAATATTTTATGTTTGATGTTTTAGCATATTATTTTGATGGGAACAgcatattttctgtaaagagTAATGGGTGAAATAATGgataaacataatttttgtcTTGTCAAATTGTGTGTTTGAGTATTTTTTGACACTTTGCTATTTTTCAGTAGCACTTCAACTTTACTTTCTCTGTTTTGTAAAGAGTCAAACATAGTAGCCTGACCCTTTCTAAACAATTCTAAGTTATAAATTTGTGTGGATGACGTTCTCAGGTGTTGGATAGATACCCTCATAGATCAATAATTGGCCAAATGTCTCTGGCCAAGCAGACCcatgaaattatatttgttttgctttacttttaGTGACAGGCAATTATTTGAGTACCAAAGAAATGAGTAATAAAACTCCCAAAGTCTCCACTGGGATCAGATTTTACCCACATGAcattttttgatgtttttctgcAGGAAGTGGCTGGACTGTAAATGTGTGCCTGCATAACTTATCCAGTTGAATCAATCCTGTGGGACCCAGAGGTAAATGTATTAGACCAGTGGGAGAGAAACTTCTTATTTTGCAGGCTTTTAAAATGGCCCTGATTAGGACAACCTTGCAGAACTGTAATGCAAATAGAAtaattaacattattttttaagctttagGTTAAACAAGCATAGTGTTGAAGgtagatgttttattttttaatatctaacataatattttttgttacagaaaaaaaagatatctgTTATTCATGCATGTATTTTGCTCAGCCAGTAAGTTTTAGTTAAAAGGCATTTGATGTTTGgatctgtcttttttttaaatttcccttGCTAATGAAAACTCTTCCCCCATTCCTTTTGACTTAAAACCTCTGTTATGGTACAACTGGTTTGTTAATTCTTGTTAATTTTTAAGCATAGGGAAATGGTTTCCATTGCACTTTTTGTTGAAACTCAAATTTCAAAATCAGCTAAATTTTGATTCATGGCAGATCCTAGAATCTGAGTACTGAACTAGTTATAAATAGTTATAAAGCACACCAGGTCTGATATTcagatatataaaaaaattgcGTTGTCATATTTGAAATACATTCCTCCTTGAAGTATTACATACAAAGTGCTTCTCTGCAGTTTATTTACGTGTTGTAAAACTTCTCTCCCTCTTTATTTCCCCCCCGTCTTTCACAGTCCTGGCTCTGGCAGTGTCAAAGCTCTTCCTTCCAGTGCAGGAGCGGGGACACAACTGCCACGGGGAATTTCAGACAGGTTCTGTTTAATGTGAGTTTAAACTAATGCAGTCTGCAGGCGAGGCCAAGTTAAATGAAACTATCCTTAAGGGGGTCCGACCTCCTCCTCCACTCCTTACACTTACGCACAATGGGATTGGATGTCCTGTGTTTTCTTGGGCTCTTCTTGCCACAGGCTTTGGGGTCgccccctcctgcagctctcaggcTGTACACGAGCTttgggggctgcagccaggggtgTTTCAAAACCTCATCTATGCACAGCCTCTGGGTCACATCGGGGTGCAGCAGTTGGGCGATGAGGTTCTTGCACTCCGCAGAGAGATGTTTGGTTTTGAGGAAGGGAATCTTCCTTTGTTTCTGAACCTGGAGCATTTCCTTGACGTTGGAACTATCAAAAGGCTGCGAAGCAAAAACCATTGCGTACAGGATGATGCCCAGGCTCCACATGTCTGAAATCCTGGGGTCACAAGGGATGTGCTCGAGCAGCTCGGGGGCTGAGTAGGCCAGAGACCCGCAGAAGGTGCTGCTGAGGacagtttttccattttcatccCGAGCCAGGGGTTTTGAAAAGCCGAAATCTGACAGCTTGAAGTTGAGGTCATTGTCCAGAAGGATGTTGTCACATTTCAGGTCCCTGTGGGCAAAGTCCAAGTCATGGCAGTGCTTGATGGCAGAAGCCAACTGCTGGAACTTGCTGCGGGCCACGCTCTCCTCCATGGCGCCCTGGGTGGTGAGGTAGTTCAGCAGGCTGCCCTTCTCCCCCAGCTCCATCACGATGTACACCTTCCCAGAGGACGTCTCAAAAATCTCGTAGGTCTCGATGATTGAGGGGTGGTGCAGCTGCATCAAAGCCTGCATTTCCCTGGGGAGAAACTTCTCCAAGACATTCtgagaaattttcttcttgtcGATGATCTTGATGGCCACCCTGCGCTTGAGGCGGTGGCTGTAGGCGGCTTTCACCTTGCCGTAGGAGCCTTCCCCAAGAGTGTCCCCCAGGCTGTAGCCCCTCTTCTTAAGCACCACCGTGTCCatgctgggagagctgcagggactggccccagctggagctgctctgcatcctGTGCTGGTGGGCTGTGCTCCACGCCTGGGGCTGGCTGccaggggcactgctgggcacgGTGTGTGGTGAGCTCAGGAGCAGCCGCCCTGGAAGAAGCTTTCTGTGGCTTCACGGGGCTGCTCTGTGACATCACAGGGGACAAAACCCAGCGTGGGGgcactggctgctctgtgctg contains:
- the LOC136370406 gene encoding testis-specific serine/threonine-protein kinase 1-like, which produces MDTVVLKKRGYSLGDTLGEGSYGKVKAAYSHRLKRRVAIKIIDKKKISQNVLEKFLPREMQALMQLHHPSIIETYEIFETSSGKVYIVMELGEKGSLLNYLTTQGAMEESVARSKFQQLASAIKHCHDLDFAHRDLKCDNILLDNDLNFKLSDFGFSKPLARDENGKTVLSSTFCGSLAYSAPELLEHIPCDPRISDMWSLGIILYAMVFASQPFDSSNVKEMLQVQKQRKIPFLKTKHLSAECKNLIAQLLHPDVTQRLCIDEVLKHPWLQPPKLVYSLRAAGGGDPKACGKKSPRKHRTSNPIVRKCKEWRRRSDPLKDSFI